One Heteronotia binoei isolate CCM8104 ecotype False Entrance Well chromosome 20, APGP_CSIRO_Hbin_v1, whole genome shotgun sequence DNA segment encodes these proteins:
- the LOC132588446 gene encoding transmembrane protein 100-like, with protein MMGCKTNSLTCLQGGGKPGLPVVAAATDSTATLHKLALATGGTEKSWYRCVFPFGIVSLVIGVAATCITFTINGPQMDIAKVVSVATLVFGLGLLVAALVCWRAKRERQRKKQQGQPVPLEQGAL; from the coding sequence ATGATGGGCTGCAAAACCAACTCGCTGACCTGCCTGCAAGGGGGCGGCAAGCCGGGGCTGCCGGTGGTGGCCGCGGCCACCGACTCCACGGCCACACTCCACAAGCTGGCCCTGGCCACGGGGGGCACGGAGAAGTCGTGGTACCGCTGTGTCTTCCCCTTCGGCATCGTCTCCCTGGTCATCGGCGTGGCCGCCACCTGCATCACCTTCACCATCAACGGGCCCCAGATGGACATCGCCAAGGTGGTCTCGGTGGCCACTCTCGTCTTCGGCTTGGGGCTGCTGGTGGCCGCCTTGGTCTGCTGGCGGGCCAAGCGGGAGAGGCAGCGCAAGAAGCAACAGGGCCAGCCCGTGCCCCTGGAGCAGGGAGCCCTATGA